A region of Allocoleopsis franciscana PCC 7113 DNA encodes the following proteins:
- a CDS encoding BlaI/MecI/CopY family transcriptional regulator gives MIPLPNYRPKQLSLGSLEAEVLNIVWELGSVTVKEVHERIMADPERELTYSSVTTVLRRLTSKGWLACNKTKRSFSWRPVLSRHETQILAAYEQLQRFLEVGNSDIVAAFADTLDSASLEQLETIALRLIAARKAREEQQ, from the coding sequence ATGATACCTCTGCCCAATTACCGTCCCAAACAACTCTCACTAGGTTCATTGGAGGCAGAGGTTTTGAACATTGTTTGGGAACTCGGTTCGGTCACGGTCAAAGAGGTACACGAACGCATAATGGCTGACCCAGAGCGAGAGTTAACGTATTCCTCAGTCACGACGGTACTACGTCGCCTCACCTCCAAAGGTTGGCTTGCTTGCAATAAAACAAAGCGCTCATTCTCATGGCGACCCGTACTTTCTCGCCATGAGACGCAGATATTAGCGGCTTACGAACAATTGCAGCGATTTCTGGAAGTGGGCAACTCTGACATCGTAGCAGCTTTTGCTGACACTCTTGACTCTGCAAGCTTAGAGCAACTAGAAACAATTGCCCTTCGTTTAATTGCCGCCCGTAAAGCTAGGGAGGAGCAACAGTGA
- a CDS encoding tetratricopeptide repeat protein gives MTTQAFAASISIAGMNAFDFFKSGVEKTQSGDLKQAVGDFTQAIALDSQMAGAYSNRCLVYIQLGDYSKATEDCTEALKLNPNNTETYLNRGLAYYRQGRYLDAITDYNQVIQLDPTDYRAYYNRGLARFEQKDYSEAIADYNQALSHTPTQHSQAMATVYNDRGLTYFQLEDIENAMLDFSQAIHLDSNDARAYYNRGCISHRQGDYTGAIRDFTASLQRNPNQAQAYINRGIARYQLGYLQTALEDLRKGAECFCTQRQMVAYQQTLNLIKKIQQQSSSDEEGAIG, from the coding sequence ATGACAACACAAGCTTTCGCTGCATCAATATCTATCGCTGGAATGAATGCTTTTGACTTCTTTAAGTCGGGTGTAGAAAAGACTCAAAGTGGGGACTTAAAGCAAGCCGTTGGAGATTTCACGCAAGCGATCGCCCTTGATTCCCAAATGGCAGGGGCTTACAGCAATCGCTGTCTAGTATACATCCAGTTGGGAGATTACTCAAAAGCGACTGAAGATTGTACCGAAGCACTGAAACTTAATCCTAATAATACTGAAACTTATCTCAATCGAGGATTGGCTTACTACCGACAAGGGCGTTATCTTGATGCGATCACCGATTACAATCAAGTGATTCAGCTCGATCCCACTGACTACCGAGCCTACTATAACCGGGGACTAGCACGTTTCGAGCAAAAGGATTACTCTGAAGCGATCGCCGATTACAACCAAGCTTTGAGCCACACCCCAACTCAGCACAGCCAAGCGATGGCAACAGTTTACAACGACCGAGGGCTAACTTACTTTCAGCTAGAGGACATCGAGAATGCAATGCTCGACTTTTCCCAAGCGATTCATCTCGATTCAAACGATGCCAGAGCTTACTATAATCGAGGTTGCATTAGTCATCGACAAGGAGACTACACAGGAGCGATTCGAGACTTCACAGCGTCGCTGCAACGCAACCCTAATCAAGCCCAAGCCTATATCAACCGTGGTATTGCTCGTTACCAGTTGGGGTATCTGCAAACCGCCTTGGAAGATTTGCGAAAGGGAGCTGAATGCTTTTGTACTCAAAGACAGATGGTGGCTTACCAACAAACTTTGAACTTAATTAAAAAGATACAGCAGCAGTCCTCATCGGACGAAGAAGGTGCGATCGGATAA
- a CDS encoding GAF domain-containing sensor histidine kinase — protein MLCSYPQLAQQYTDKFATFYPTPNSSKTKGTLTELKLQQAISQLCLRALAEPNLSTFMVEAVALISQTLDVKYCSVLELLPDRKSLVLRAGIGFPKEAIGAETVGEQNSLTGYTLRSRQPVIVEDWQQETRLCSLPLLQEYDTIGSISTVIEGIEKPFGVLSIHATEPSRFTQNEVNFIQTSARILAAAIARQQAEAQLVTEKLNRLQNSFLNAVSDELRAPIFNIKMALQMLAKALNRNQNLSAEFSQQNAPTSKAARCFEVLQNECKRELKLINDLLDLRQLEAGTYPNFLYESISLLEWIPPILESLHLRVEQQRQILNVNLSAELPPLITEPTMLKRILLELLDNACKYTPSGETITVAADVVGEKIRVSVSNSGVEIPAQECDRIFDKFYRIPSNDFCKQGGMGLGLALVKQLVERLGSTIQLDNGVGQTTFVMELPVGASPFYKLPTD, from the coding sequence ATGCTCTGTAGTTACCCTCAGCTGGCTCAACAGTATACTGACAAATTTGCTACTTTTTATCCCACCCCTAACAGCAGTAAAACCAAGGGAACACTTACAGAACTTAAGCTTCAACAGGCAATTTCTCAACTTTGTCTGCGAGCATTGGCAGAACCTAATCTATCGACCTTCATGGTTGAAGCTGTTGCGCTAATCTCCCAAACTCTAGACGTAAAATATTGCAGTGTTTTAGAGCTCCTGCCCGATCGCAAAAGTCTAGTGCTGAGGGCTGGCATCGGCTTTCCAAAGGAAGCAATAGGAGCAGAAACAGTCGGCGAACAGAATTCTCTGACAGGATATACACTGCGATCGCGTCAGCCAGTGATTGTTGAAGATTGGCAGCAAGAAACGCGGTTGTGCAGTTTGCCCCTACTGCAAGAATACGACACGATCGGCAGTATCAGTACTGTAATTGAGGGGATAGAAAAACCTTTTGGTGTTTTGAGCATCCACGCAACCGAACCAAGCAGGTTTACCCAAAATGAGGTTAATTTTATCCAGACGAGCGCCCGAATATTGGCAGCGGCGATCGCACGTCAGCAGGCAGAAGCGCAGCTTGTAACGGAAAAACTCAATCGGCTGCAAAACAGCTTCCTCAATGCTGTTTCGGATGAACTACGCGCCCCCATTTTTAACATAAAGATGGCGCTGCAAATGTTAGCAAAAGCCCTCAATCGAAACCAAAATCTTTCAGCAGAATTCTCTCAGCAAAATGCCCCAACGAGCAAAGCTGCGCGTTGCTTTGAAGTTTTACAGAATGAGTGTAAACGAGAACTTAAGCTAATTAATGACTTACTGGATTTGCGGCAACTAGAAGCTGGTACTTACCCAAACTTTCTCTATGAATCGATTAGCTTACTAGAGTGGATACCGCCAATTCTAGAGTCACTGCATCTACGAGTTGAGCAGCAACGACAAATTCTGAACGTTAATCTTTCTGCTGAACTTCCACCCCTGATTACGGAGCCGACAATGCTCAAGCGTATCCTGCTAGAGCTGCTCGACAATGCCTGTAAGTATACTCCATCAGGCGAGACTATTACGGTTGCGGCTGATGTTGTAGGAGAGAAAATACGAGTGAGTGTGAGCAACTCTGGCGTTGAGATTCCTGCACAAGAGTGCGATCGCATTTTCGACAAGTTCTACCGCATTCCCAGCAATGACTTCTGCAAACAGGGTGGCATGGGCTTAGGACTAGCGCTAGTCAAACAGCTAGTTGAACGACTCGGCAGTACAATTCAGCTAGACAATGGTGTAGGTCAAACTACCTTTGTAATGGAATTGCCTGTGGGAGCATCCCCATTTTACAAATTGCCTACAGACTAA
- a CDS encoding IS5/IS1182 family transposase, which produces MSNIPEYLEKNQQESKRLIGLEYEQLQQLIAAAELLHQQKDIEIEQRKVRINKAGGGRRPKLSVKDQIILTLVYLHPEPTFQMLGVQFGVSESTANDIFHYWSELLRELLPASLLEQVKKNPGEYKWVQEILAELELIVDSCEQPIPRPKDYQEQKKFYSGKKKNHTLKNQLIVTPNGQEIVDVIVGKPGPTSDINIWREGQSKLAPTQKFKGDKGYIGEVQIETPQKKPRARELSQEEKQKNREKASERIFVEHVIRLLKIFRVAQERFRLRAKSYQRIILLVCGLVRLRIGTLFINSSVCD; this is translated from the coding sequence ATGAGTAATATACCAGAGTACCTTGAAAAAAATCAACAAGAAAGTAAACGATTAATTGGACTAGAGTACGAACAGTTACAGCAATTAATAGCTGCCGCTGAATTATTACATCAACAGAAAGATATCGAGATTGAGCAAAGAAAAGTAAGGATAAACAAGGCAGGAGGAGGTAGAAGACCAAAACTATCAGTCAAAGACCAAATAATATTAACTTTGGTATATCTACACCCGGAGCCAACATTCCAGATGCTAGGAGTCCAGTTCGGAGTTAGTGAATCAACAGCGAATGACATATTTCACTACTGGTCAGAGCTATTGAGGGAATTGCTGCCTGCTAGTCTGCTGGAACAAGTAAAAAAAAATCCCGGTGAGTATAAATGGGTGCAAGAAATTCTCGCCGAGTTGGAGTTAATAGTGGATAGCTGTGAACAGCCAATACCGAGACCCAAGGACTATCAAGAACAAAAAAAGTTTTATTCAGGCAAAAAGAAAAACCATACTTTGAAAAATCAATTAATTGTCACACCAAATGGACAAGAGATTGTAGATGTTATAGTGGGAAAGCCAGGGCCGACTAGCGACATAAATATTTGGAGAGAAGGTCAATCCAAGTTAGCTCCAACACAAAAATTCAAAGGAGATAAAGGCTATATAGGAGAAGTCCAAATAGAAACTCCTCAAAAAAAGCCGAGAGCCAGGGAATTAAGCCAAGAAGAAAAACAAAAAAATCGAGAGAAAGCGAGTGAGAGAATATTTGTTGAACACGTAATTAGATTACTAAAGATTTTCCGTGTAGCCCAAGAAAGGTTTCGCCTAAGAGCCAAGAGTTATCAGAGAATAATTCTTCTAGTGTGTGGATTAGTCAGATTAAGGATTGGGACGTTATTTATAAATAGCTCAGTCTGCGACTAA
- a CDS encoding response regulator, whose product MESVATKQILIIEDEANLRTVVQTCLETLAGWDVVQASSGQEGLLVAERERPDAILLDVMMPGMDGITFLQKMLANPELQAIPVIFLTAKVELTEPRKFLRLGVRGAIAKPFNPLTLHYQVATTLGWDSELG is encoded by the coding sequence ATGGAATCTGTAGCTACCAAACAAATCCTGATTATTGAAGATGAAGCAAATTTGCGAACAGTAGTGCAAACTTGTCTGGAAACGTTGGCAGGGTGGGACGTAGTACAGGCGAGTTCTGGTCAGGAGGGGCTACTTGTGGCAGAGAGGGAAAGACCTGATGCCATTCTCTTGGATGTGATGATGCCTGGAATGGATGGCATTACCTTTCTGCAAAAAATGCTTGCAAATCCTGAACTACAAGCCATTCCGGTGATTTTTCTAACCGCTAAGGTGGAGTTGACGGAGCCTCGCAAGTTTTTAAGGTTGGGAGTAAGAGGAGCGATCGCTAAACCCTTCAATCCCCTAACATTACACTATCAGGTCGCAACTACTCTAGGTTGGGATTCGGAGTTGGGGTGA
- the petJ gene encoding cytochrome c6 PetJ, with product MKKLLSILLVMFAVLSLSLTRPALAVDAASGAKIFSANCAACHAGGRNVVMADKTLKKEALEKYGMNSADAIINQVTNGKNAMPAFKGRLTPAQIEDVASYVLGQSEKGWTK from the coding sequence TTGAAAAAGCTACTGTCAATCCTTTTGGTGATGTTCGCCGTGTTGAGTCTTTCCCTGACTCGCCCAGCCTTAGCCGTTGACGCAGCCAGCGGTGCCAAAATCTTTAGTGCCAATTGTGCTGCCTGTCATGCCGGTGGTCGTAATGTCGTTATGGCGGATAAGACGTTGAAGAAAGAGGCTCTGGAAAAGTACGGCATGAACTCAGCAGATGCAATTATTAACCAAGTAACGAATGGAAAAAATGCCATGCCAGCTTTCAAAGGGCGTTTAACCCCAGCGCAGATTGAAGATGTTGCTTCTTATGTACTAGGTCAATCTGAAAAGGGCTGGACTAAATAA
- a CDS encoding TonB-dependent receptor domain-containing protein, whose product MQPNTSNSQFPITQIPRLNEIDRPATTINIKEWLSQSSTPVPDSQSPIQITGVRLNATADGIDVILETAEGKAIDGSTFTEGNNLIVDIPNAQLQLPEGEVFRQENPVEGITSIEVVNTTSGSVRVTVTGTTGVPTASVVASQQGLILSLTQQPELEEEIEIVVTAQKRPELAQEVPLSLTVIPQQTLEDAQIDSLQEIANNTPNFSFFPTNAGGSDFSYYSIRGLNNFNFLVSQDSAGFYIDDVPFDFGAFLDLGLLDLERVEVLRGPQSTLYGRSSPAGVVNIVSRGPTNFPELRIAGGYGNYNFREAQLSYSNAIIPDRLAFRLAGAYRARDGVFENETLDRTVGEREELLGRAQLLWTPSREWNVSFNTYVNDTNDGDPVFTRQDADDPFETFKAVDGFVRLNSNTQALRVGYNGTDFRATSITARRFSNQEVLSGDSFAPPLDLARSVIDFDSTVWTQEIRLQSPANADRFKWLIGGYYESRAFNVENDAFEYTALGAAQFGLPSAGQNRVIAEQDRNTYAVFGQIDYKPIDPLTLFVGLRYETSNYDLDRRRIFEAADSVTILNPRIQTEDSSSEVIPRFGLQYRFSPNAMAYATVAKGYRPSGFNYRADTEDIRRYQEEKTWTYEVGMKSSWFGDRLTANLSFFHNDVDGYQVLLVDDFGFFRNIASADVNATGLEFELGAQVARGLDITAGVGYVDSQFARYRNPLLGSDFSDNRVPFAPDLTYNLALQYRSPGGIFARAELRGYGTTYFDDANQVKQDPYAIVNLRLGYEWPNYGIYVFANNLFDTRYITSGFQFPPPNVTAGFGEPVTYGFQVRANF is encoded by the coding sequence ATGCAGCCTAACACTTCCAACTCCCAATTTCCCATAACCCAAATTCCCCGACTCAACGAAATCGATCGCCCTGCTACCACTATTAATATTAAAGAGTGGTTGTCTCAATCTTCAACTCCCGTTCCCGATTCCCAATCCCCAATTCAGATAACGGGTGTGCGGCTCAATGCAACAGCAGATGGCATTGATGTCATCCTAGAAACGGCTGAAGGCAAAGCGATTGATGGTTCTACCTTCACTGAAGGAAACAACCTGATTGTTGACATTCCCAATGCACAGTTGCAGTTGCCAGAGGGTGAAGTGTTTCGTCAAGAAAACCCTGTCGAGGGCATTACTTCAATCGAGGTGGTTAATACAACTTCTGGCAGCGTGCGAGTCACAGTCACCGGAACCACAGGCGTACCAACGGCTTCGGTGGTTGCCAGCCAACAAGGTTTGATTTTGAGTCTGACGCAGCAGCCAGAACTAGAAGAAGAAATTGAAATCGTCGTAACAGCACAAAAACGACCTGAACTGGCTCAAGAAGTACCCCTTAGCCTGACAGTCATTCCTCAACAAACTTTAGAAGATGCCCAGATTGATTCGCTTCAAGAAATTGCTAACAACACGCCCAACTTCAGCTTTTTCCCAACCAATGCTGGAGGTTCTGACTTCAGCTATTACAGCATTCGGGGTCTGAACAACTTTAACTTTTTAGTTAGTCAGGATAGTGCTGGCTTCTACATTGATGATGTCCCCTTTGATTTCGGTGCTTTCTTAGACTTGGGATTGCTGGACTTGGAGCGAGTTGAGGTGCTGCGAGGACCGCAGAGTACGCTGTATGGTAGAAGTAGCCCTGCTGGGGTTGTCAACATCGTTTCTCGTGGGCCAACCAATTTTCCAGAGCTTCGCATCGCAGGAGGTTATGGTAACTATAACTTCCGGGAAGCACAACTCTCTTACAGTAATGCCATTATTCCCGATCGCCTAGCATTTCGATTAGCAGGAGCCTATCGAGCACGGGATGGTGTATTTGAGAATGAAACCCTCGATCGCACAGTGGGTGAACGCGAAGAACTTTTGGGACGGGCACAACTCTTGTGGACTCCCTCACGGGAATGGAATGTTTCATTCAACACTTATGTTAATGACACTAACGACGGCGATCCTGTATTTACACGGCAGGACGCTGACGATCCCTTTGAAACCTTTAAAGCGGTTGATGGATTCGTTCGACTCAACAGCAATACTCAAGCATTGAGAGTTGGCTACAACGGCACTGACTTTCGGGCAACCTCAATTACCGCACGGCGCTTCAGCAACCAAGAAGTCTTGTCGGGGGATAGTTTTGCTCCACCGCTTGATTTGGCCCGTTCGGTGATTGACTTCGACTCCACAGTATGGACGCAAGAAATTCGACTTCAGTCACCTGCAAATGCCGACCGATTCAAGTGGTTAATCGGTGGATATTACGAGTCTCGTGCATTTAATGTTGAGAATGATGCCTTTGAATATACCGCTCTTGGCGCAGCCCAGTTTGGCTTGCCGTCTGCTGGACAGAATCGAGTAATTGCCGAACAGGATCGCAATACATACGCGGTGTTTGGACAGATTGACTACAAGCCAATCGATCCCTTGACTCTATTTGTTGGGTTGCGGTATGAGACATCTAATTATGACTTGGATCGCCGTCGCATTTTTGAAGCGGCAGACAGTGTTACAATCTTAAATCCAAGAATTCAGACAGAAGACAGTAGCAGTGAAGTGATTCCCCGGTTTGGGCTGCAATATCGCTTTAGTCCGAATGCGATGGCGTATGCTACCGTCGCCAAAGGCTACCGACCGAGTGGATTCAACTATCGCGCCGATACGGAAGACATCCGGCGCTATCAGGAAGAAAAGACTTGGACTTACGAAGTTGGGATGAAATCTTCCTGGTTTGGCGATCGCCTAACCGCCAACCTCTCGTTTTTTCACAATGATGTTGACGGCTATCAGGTTTTGCTGGTTGACGATTTTGGCTTCTTTAGAAATATTGCCAGTGCTGATGTGAACGCAACCGGACTGGAATTTGAACTGGGCGCACAAGTGGCAAGAGGATTGGATATTACTGCTGGAGTGGGTTACGTCGATAGCCAATTTGCAAGGTACAGAAATCCCCTACTAGGAAGCGACTTCAGCGACAATCGCGTTCCCTTTGCACCGGACTTGACGTACAACTTAGCGTTGCAGTATCGCAGTCCTGGCGGTATTTTTGCCCGTGCTGAGTTGCGCGGCTATGGCACAACGTATTTTGATGATGCTAATCAGGTGAAGCAAGACCCTTATGCGATCGTCAATTTACGTCTAGGTTATGAATGGCCAAATTATGGTATTTATGTCTTTGCCAACAACTTATTTGACACTCGCTACATTACCTCTGGATTCCAATTTCCACCGCCTAATGTAACAGCAGGATTTGGTGAACCAGTCACCTATGGATTTCAAGTTCGCGCCAATTTTTAG
- a CDS encoding response regulator, with the protein MKILLVEDDEITANVLAQELTTHRYTVEITADGQTALELAQAFHYDLLLLDIILPHLDGMTLCRQLRSHGLQMPILLLSAKDSSADRVMGLEAGADDYVVKPYELNELIARIQALLRRGSSTLPTVLTWEKLQLDPDACQVTYGGELLHLTPKEYSILELFLRNPQRIFSRSAILDHIWHSGEFPQEEAVSTQIKGLRHKLKVVGMTTDLIETVYGLGYRLKAPPQDSPSRSVSQEETGHVGARSRAVSVNKADKGQAQAKVLAVVQQMWGNFKESLESHMALFEQAIAQISTGTLDGELHSKAQAQAHRLIGSLGSFGLPKGSEVARQIEQLLRLEPLGQNEARQLEKLVGQLKQVVENKPSTTTAAPDLKMASGRLLVVDDDVVLTQQVKREAIAWGLQVEVAIDPTAARRAISQHHPDVIVLDLTFPQTTENGLTLLAELAQRTPSIPVLVMTGRNQLSDRVEVARLGGDAFLHKPIAPEEILKAVTQELNRTQKAEAKVLIVDDDPQVLTALSTLLEPWGLHVTTLSQPQQFWQVLEATAPDMLILDIEMPGFSGIELCQVVRNDPRWSELPVLFLSAHNDAEIVHQVFAVGADDYVPKPIVEPELIARILNRLERTRFLHRFTETDELTGVSTRRKSMQDLERLLPLAERHCYSDIQHRN; encoded by the coding sequence ATGAAAATTCTGCTAGTAGAAGACGATGAGATTACAGCTAACGTCCTGGCACAAGAACTCACCACCCATCGCTATACTGTCGAGATAACAGCGGATGGTCAAACGGCTTTGGAACTGGCTCAAGCCTTTCACTACGATCTGCTCCTGCTGGATATCATTCTCCCTCATCTAGATGGAATGACGCTTTGTCGCCAACTGCGATCGCACGGGTTACAGATGCCGATTTTGCTGTTGAGTGCCAAAGACAGCAGCGCCGACCGGGTCATGGGTTTAGAGGCAGGAGCCGATGATTATGTGGTTAAGCCCTATGAACTTAATGAATTAATCGCTCGGATTCAGGCTTTACTGCGACGGGGTAGTTCTACCTTACCTACGGTGTTGACCTGGGAGAAGCTTCAGCTTGACCCAGATGCTTGCCAAGTGACTTATGGGGGAGAACTGTTACACCTGACTCCAAAAGAGTACAGCATACTAGAGCTTTTCCTCCGGAACCCCCAGCGCATCTTCAGCCGGAGTGCCATACTAGACCACATCTGGCATAGTGGCGAATTTCCACAAGAGGAAGCTGTCTCCACTCAAATAAAGGGTCTGCGGCACAAGCTAAAAGTAGTCGGAATGACTACAGATTTGATTGAGACAGTGTATGGATTGGGCTATCGGCTGAAAGCACCACCGCAAGATTCCCCCTCTCGAAGCGTGTCTCAAGAGGAGACAGGACATGTAGGAGCGCGATCGCGTGCTGTGAGCGTCAATAAAGCAGACAAGGGTCAAGCTCAAGCCAAAGTGCTGGCAGTCGTGCAACAGATGTGGGGTAACTTCAAAGAGAGTTTGGAGTCACACATGGCGCTGTTCGAGCAAGCGATCGCTCAAATCTCCACCGGAACCTTGGACGGCGAACTGCACTCAAAAGCCCAGGCCCAAGCTCACCGCTTGATTGGCTCATTGGGTTCATTTGGCTTACCGAAAGGTTCAGAGGTGGCGCGGCAGATCGAACAGTTGCTACGCTTAGAGCCTCTGGGTCAGAATGAGGCACGGCAACTTGAAAAATTGGTTGGGCAGCTCAAACAAGTTGTGGAAAACAAGCCATCTACAACGACCGCTGCTCCCGATCTAAAGATGGCTTCGGGTCGATTGCTGGTTGTGGATGATGATGTGGTGCTGACCCAACAGGTCAAACGGGAGGCGATCGCTTGGGGTTTGCAGGTAGAAGTGGCAATCGACCCGACAGCCGCAAGGAGAGCGATTTCGCAGCATCATCCTGATGTCATCGTGTTAGACCTCACCTTTCCCCAAACAACAGAGAACGGGCTGACCCTACTAGCTGAACTGGCACAGCGCACTCCGAGCATCCCAGTATTGGTAATGACTGGACGAAATCAATTAAGCGATCGCGTTGAAGTGGCACGTCTGGGCGGAGATGCGTTTTTACACAAACCTATTGCCCCAGAGGAGATTCTCAAAGCCGTTACTCAGGAACTCAATCGCACCCAGAAAGCAGAAGCCAAAGTGCTGATTGTCGATGACGATCCCCAGGTGCTAACTGCTTTGTCTACTCTGCTGGAACCTTGGGGACTTCATGTCACGACTTTGTCCCAACCCCAACAATTCTGGCAGGTACTGGAAGCCACTGCACCTGATATGCTGATTTTAGATATAGAGATGCCTGGTTTTAGCGGTATTGAACTCTGTCAGGTCGTTCGCAATGACCCTCGCTGGAGTGAGCTACCCGTGCTGTTTCTATCTGCCCATAACGATGCTGAAATCGTGCATCAAGTGTTTGCTGTAGGCGCAGATGATTACGTGCCCAAACCGATTGTTGAACCCGAACTGATTGCCCGTATCCTGAATCGGCTTGAGCGAACCCGATTCCTACACAGATTCACCGAAACCGACGAGCTAACTGGCGTGAGTACTCGGCGCAAATCTATGCAAGACCTAGAGCGGTTGCTACCTCTAGCAGAGCGTCATTGTTATTCTGACATACAGCATCGAAACTAG
- a CDS encoding M56 family metallopeptidase — translation MHLIMVFVALSSAWYLRLKWSCPHGSWSERWQRALLLLLFPPLLLMMTVASVLCMGPKGHMVGFWDGWLSHSVALVFFGWAGVSYLKLAIQGYRSVQQVRTYPEINLGDKPARLLNTPGLFIAQVGFWQPELIVSQGLLQTLDRSHLEAVLVHEQGHYHYRDTFWFFWFGWLRAYTAWLPNTEALWEELLLLRELRADRWAATQVDSLLLAESLLLVVSEKPMVSEVVCAAFSCVVPRNRLLERIEALLAEPAEAHQLSLWFWMGLLLAILPLLTVPFHT, via the coding sequence ATGCACCTAATCATGGTTTTTGTCGCACTCTCGTCGGCATGGTATCTCAGATTAAAATGGTCTTGTCCTCACGGCAGTTGGTCAGAACGCTGGCAGCGAGCGCTCTTGTTATTGCTGTTTCCCCCGTTGCTGTTGATGATGACAGTCGCTTCCGTGCTTTGCATGGGACCCAAAGGACACATGGTAGGGTTTTGGGATGGATGGTTGTCGCACTCAGTCGCCTTGGTTTTTTTTGGGTGGGCAGGCGTTTCATACCTGAAACTGGCAATTCAGGGATATCGTTCCGTACAGCAAGTTCGTACCTATCCTGAAATTAACCTTGGGGATAAACCCGCCCGTCTTCTCAACACACCAGGTTTATTTATTGCCCAAGTTGGGTTCTGGCAGCCGGAACTGATTGTCAGCCAAGGGTTGTTGCAAACTCTCGATCGCTCTCATCTTGAGGCAGTACTCGTCCACGAGCAAGGACATTACCATTACCGGGACACGTTTTGGTTTTTCTGGTTCGGCTGGCTGCGCGCCTACACGGCTTGGTTGCCGAATACGGAAGCGCTGTGGGAAGAACTGCTGCTTTTGCGGGAACTCCGTGCCGACCGTTGGGCAGCAACTCAGGTTGATTCTCTGCTATTAGCGGAATCCCTACTGTTAGTAGTGAGCGAAAAGCCGATGGTGTCGGAAGTCGTTTGTGCGGCGTTTAGCTGTGTCGTCCCGCGAAATCGCTTATTAGAAAGGATAGAAGCGCTTTTAGCAGAGCCAGCGGAAGCACATCAGCTTAGTTTGTGGTTTTGGATGGGGTTGCTCTTAGCCATCTTACCTCTACTCACTGTACCGTTCCATACTTGA